In Actinomadura citrea, a single window of DNA contains:
- a CDS encoding bifunctional glycosyltransferase/CDP-glycerol:glycerophosphate glycerophosphotransferase, whose amino-acid sequence MPVHKVQGYIRQCLDSILDPDLPNLEVIAVDDHSPDGCGEILDEFAERDSRVKVRHLDENVGLGHARNIGLDMATGDYVWFFDSDDHATEGAVRAICDRLAETRPDVLVFDYARSYWNGKVKRSIINHLFREPPAPEVFTLAERPSVLEMMMTAWNKAIRREFLLDLGLRFSGGYYEDVNVTYPILMAAERLSLLDRVCYIYRQRRRGAITKTASAKHFDAFAQYDRIFTFMDGMGAKADPFRPLMFDRTIWHLLVIIERPDRVHESEKARFFAEMAKTYNRYEPAGHVPPDDKPFLADKHRMIKADDHRGFERVRAAEAKDKARNRGGKAAKIRRRGVLLGKELAKERYYQMQRRLPIEEDLAVFGAYWYRGYACNPAAIYEKVRELAPDVRPVWIVKPGARKTMPEGVDYVVAGSADYYRTLARAKYFVNNVNFPDNYVKRPGQVHMMTQHGTPLKKMGLDQMEYPVGANDMDFKALIARSDRWDYLVSSNPLSTEAWERGFPCDYEMLEIGYPRNDRLVSAEGDERTRLRAELGVPDDATAILYAPTHRDYQRRYTPMFDIGRVVDALGEGHVLLLRAHYYYKIKNMAADLGWPEGRVIDVSKHPSVEDLMIASDALLTDYSSVMFDYANLDRPIVIYANDWETYRLTRGVNFDLTATPPGVVAATEAELVEAFTSRAAWGDAAAKNLANFRARFCPWDDGHAAERAVRRMFLGEKIPNPPQ is encoded by the coding sequence GTGCCCGTGCACAAAGTGCAGGGGTACATCCGGCAATGCCTTGATTCCATCCTCGATCCGGATCTTCCCAATCTTGAGGTCATCGCCGTCGACGACCACTCGCCGGACGGCTGCGGCGAGATCCTCGACGAGTTCGCCGAGCGCGACTCGCGCGTCAAGGTCCGGCACCTCGACGAGAACGTCGGCCTCGGCCACGCGCGCAACATCGGGCTCGACATGGCGACCGGCGACTACGTCTGGTTCTTCGACAGCGACGACCACGCGACCGAGGGCGCCGTCCGCGCGATCTGCGACCGGCTCGCCGAGACGCGGCCCGACGTGCTGGTCTTCGACTACGCCCGGTCCTACTGGAACGGCAAGGTCAAGCGCAGCATCATCAACCACCTTTTCCGCGAGCCGCCCGCGCCGGAGGTGTTCACCCTCGCCGAGCGGCCGAGCGTCCTCGAGATGATGATGACGGCGTGGAACAAGGCGATCCGCCGCGAGTTCCTGCTCGACCTCGGGCTGCGCTTCAGCGGCGGCTACTACGAGGACGTCAACGTCACCTACCCGATCCTGATGGCCGCCGAGCGCCTGAGCCTGCTGGACCGGGTCTGCTACATCTACCGGCAGCGCCGCCGCGGAGCGATCACCAAGACCGCGAGCGCCAAGCATTTCGACGCGTTCGCGCAGTACGACCGCATCTTCACGTTCATGGACGGGATGGGGGCGAAGGCCGACCCGTTCCGCCCGCTGATGTTCGACCGGACGATCTGGCACCTGCTCGTCATCATCGAGCGGCCCGATCGCGTCCACGAGTCGGAGAAGGCGCGGTTCTTCGCGGAGATGGCGAAGACGTACAACAGGTACGAGCCGGCTGGGCACGTCCCGCCCGACGACAAGCCGTTCCTCGCCGACAAGCACCGGATGATCAAGGCGGACGACCACCGGGGCTTCGAGCGGGTCCGCGCCGCCGAGGCCAAGGACAAGGCGCGGAACCGGGGCGGAAAGGCCGCCAAGATCCGCAGGCGCGGTGTGCTGCTGGGCAAGGAGCTCGCCAAGGAGCGCTACTACCAGATGCAGCGGCGCCTCCCGATCGAGGAGGACCTCGCCGTCTTCGGCGCGTACTGGTACCGCGGGTACGCCTGCAACCCGGCGGCGATCTACGAGAAGGTCCGGGAGCTGGCCCCGGACGTCCGCCCGGTGTGGATCGTCAAGCCCGGAGCGCGCAAGACGATGCCGGAGGGCGTCGACTACGTCGTCGCCGGCTCCGCCGACTACTACCGGACGCTGGCCCGCGCGAAGTACTTCGTCAACAACGTCAACTTCCCCGACAACTACGTGAAGCGGCCGGGGCAGGTGCACATGATGACGCAGCACGGGACGCCGCTGAAGAAGATGGGCCTCGACCAGATGGAGTACCCGGTCGGCGCCAACGACATGGACTTCAAGGCCCTCATCGCCCGGTCGGACCGCTGGGACTACCTCGTCTCGTCCAACCCGCTGTCGACGGAGGCGTGGGAGCGCGGGTTCCCCTGCGACTACGAGATGCTGGAGATCGGCTACCCGCGCAACGACCGGCTCGTCTCGGCGGAAGGGGACGAGCGCACCCGGCTGCGCGCCGAGCTCGGCGTCCCGGACGACGCGACCGCGATCCTGTACGCGCCGACGCACCGCGACTACCAGCGCCGCTACACCCCCATGTTCGACATCGGGCGGGTCGTGGACGCGCTCGGCGAGGGGCACGTGCTGCTGCTGCGGGCGCACTACTACTACAAGATCAAGAACATGGCGGCGGACCTGGGCTGGCCGGAGGGCCGGGTCATCGACGTCTCCAAGCACCCGTCCGTCGAGGACCTCATGATCGCCTCGGACGCGCTGCTCACGGACTACTCCTCGGTGATGTTCGACTACGCCAACCTCGACCGGCCGATCGTGATCTACGCCAACGACTGGGAGACCTACCGGCTCACCCGCGGGGTCAACTTCGACCTGACGGCGACGCCCCCCGGCGTCGTCGCCGCGACCGAGGCCGAGCTGGTCGAGGCGTTCACGTCCCGGGCCGCGTGGGGCGACGCCGCCGCGAAGAACCTCGCGAACTTCAGGGCGCGGTTCTGTCCGTGGGACGACGGGCACGCGGCCGAGCGCGCCGTGCGCCGCATGTTCCTCGGAGAGAAGATCCCGAACCCGCCGCAGTAG
- a CDS encoding bifunctional glycosyltransferase/CDP-glycerol:glycerophosphate glycerophosphotransferase, which translates to MPSSRISVVVLAHGAGESLGGTLASIAGQSHADLEVLVMDDGAGAAAGAVMPDERFRVVRRGAPSRGAARDLGAAESDGDFLLFVDGGDELPAEAAAVLVAALESSGSDIALGREAVRRGPDRAPAWRPVEPSLAPATGTDVHRTPDLVRERGVRGKLFRRSFWTSHELAFPDLGRYDELLPAVRALHLAEGVDVLPGVVLHRRGERFPATTEAQEIADGFGAVALAVTWLGEHGHARSRRRLQALAAAEELRVFLDALPDLPADEREQVVAQAAGYASGLPARLLADVPALTRLKWHLASAGHTTELVKVVRYERGKASPSIVRDPLRRYVVYPYWKDAKVGVPREVYRARGELRMRGRVHAVGWDGDRLTVTGEAYINSVSMRRRWTSVKAMTLRSAGRKIIARARQVPAPGKRSGWSGFEFAFDVSRLRDHGRWVEGVWTVEASVLNAGVFRRGPLRGGSSGSGAHPPYRYVADGVRVVPRIDDGRLVIEVERVAAAAVALSWDGDTLVVEVKADEAPDGLSLTLGDDRVDVPVTASGDRYVARVAPEALEGSPLPPEEIDDTRDWTVRVAGRPLVLAEEVEDVRRAFGPLEVAAGRGPGGYLRVRRTTARLSVDGCAWEPDGTLVLTAAHPAHGGGQIVLRGRWHRKEYAFDLVADPASGVLHGRVPVAAVPGVAGVLPLRPGRWDVLFRPPGERALTVRLSPEAQRDLPGPLEVARRGYALEARDGRLAVAVTGDVPPEEKSAGTRYREEARRRVDRDGLRDAVLFSCFSGRQYSDSPKAVHEELVRRGSDLDQLWVVNDAQVELPGTLRPVRLHGREWHEALATSRYIVTNHRLGDAFRRHPDQIVLQTWHGTPLKKIGGDIREVHFAYAPGMKKALQSRSKDAGPALPEWSHLLSPNPFSTEIFRRAFAFKGDMLEVGYPRNDLLYSPEAGTVAARVRARLGIPEGKRVVLYAPTWRDDQYYSRGRYKFDMRIDLERARAALGDDHVLLVRLHTNVVDGVREDGHGFVRDVSAYPDITELYLISDVLISDYSSVMFDYANTGRPMLFFTYDLADYRDRLRGFYFDFEAEAPGPLVETSDDLIEAVRDAESAMDGYRDRYKDFVARFCPLDDGHAASRAVDRVFGSDGGGR; encoded by the coding sequence TTGCCCTCCAGCAGGATCAGCGTCGTCGTGCTCGCGCACGGAGCCGGAGAGTCCCTCGGCGGCACGCTCGCGTCGATCGCGGGCCAGTCGCACGCGGACCTGGAGGTCCTGGTGATGGACGACGGCGCGGGCGCCGCCGCCGGGGCCGTCATGCCCGACGAGCGGTTCCGCGTCGTGCGGCGGGGCGCGCCCAGCCGGGGCGCGGCGCGCGACCTCGGCGCCGCCGAGAGCGACGGCGACTTCCTGCTGTTCGTGGACGGCGGCGACGAACTGCCGGCGGAGGCCGCCGCGGTGCTGGTCGCGGCGCTGGAGTCCTCCGGGTCCGACATCGCGCTCGGCCGCGAGGCCGTCCGCCGCGGGCCGGACCGGGCGCCCGCGTGGCGGCCCGTCGAGCCGTCCCTCGCCCCGGCCACCGGCACGGACGTGCACCGCACCCCCGATCTCGTCCGCGAGCGCGGGGTCCGCGGGAAGCTGTTCCGGCGGTCGTTCTGGACGTCGCACGAGCTGGCGTTCCCCGATCTCGGCCGCTATGACGAGCTGCTGCCGGCGGTGCGGGCGCTGCACCTCGCGGAGGGCGTCGACGTGCTGCCCGGCGTCGTCCTGCACCGGCGGGGCGAGCGGTTCCCGGCCACGACGGAGGCACAGGAGATCGCGGACGGGTTCGGCGCCGTCGCCCTCGCCGTCACGTGGCTCGGCGAGCACGGCCACGCCCGGTCCCGGCGCCGGCTCCAGGCACTCGCGGCCGCCGAGGAACTGCGGGTGTTCCTGGACGCGCTGCCGGACCTGCCCGCCGACGAGCGCGAGCAGGTCGTCGCGCAGGCCGCCGGGTACGCGTCCGGGCTGCCCGCGAGACTCCTGGCCGACGTCCCGGCGCTGACCCGGCTGAAGTGGCATCTCGCGTCCGCCGGGCACACGACGGAGCTGGTGAAGGTCGTCCGGTACGAGCGGGGGAAGGCCTCGCCGTCGATCGTCCGCGACCCGCTGCGCCGGTACGTCGTCTACCCGTACTGGAAGGACGCCAAGGTCGGCGTTCCGCGCGAGGTCTACCGGGCCCGCGGCGAGCTGCGGATGCGGGGCCGGGTCCACGCGGTCGGCTGGGACGGCGACCGGCTCACCGTCACCGGCGAGGCCTACATCAACTCCGTCAGCATGCGGCGCCGCTGGACGTCGGTGAAGGCGATGACGCTGCGGTCCGCCGGACGGAAGATCATCGCGCGGGCGCGGCAGGTGCCGGCGCCGGGCAAGCGGTCGGGCTGGTCCGGCTTCGAGTTCGCCTTCGACGTGAGCCGCCTTCGTGACCACGGAAGATGGGTCGAAGGCGTCTGGACGGTCGAGGCGTCGGTGCTGAACGCGGGCGTGTTCCGGCGGGGGCCGCTGCGGGGCGGCAGCTCCGGCAGCGGCGCCCACCCGCCGTACCGCTACGTCGCCGACGGCGTGCGCGTCGTCCCGCGCATCGACGACGGCCGCCTCGTCATCGAGGTCGAGCGGGTCGCGGCGGCGGCCGTCGCGCTGTCCTGGGACGGCGACACGCTGGTCGTCGAGGTGAAGGCGGACGAGGCGCCGGACGGGCTGTCGCTGACGCTCGGCGACGACCGCGTCGACGTACCGGTCACGGCGTCCGGCGACCGGTACGTCGCCCGCGTCGCCCCGGAGGCCCTCGAAGGGTCCCCGCTGCCGCCGGAGGAGATCGACGACACCCGCGACTGGACGGTCCGCGTCGCGGGCCGCCCCCTGGTGCTCGCCGAGGAGGTCGAGGACGTCCGGCGGGCGTTCGGCCCGCTGGAGGTCGCCGCGGGCCGCGGGCCCGGCGGCTACCTGCGCGTCCGGCGCACCACGGCGCGGCTCTCCGTCGACGGCTGCGCCTGGGAGCCGGACGGGACCCTCGTCCTGACCGCGGCGCACCCCGCGCACGGCGGAGGCCAGATCGTCCTGCGCGGCCGATGGCACCGCAAGGAGTACGCGTTCGACCTCGTCGCCGACCCGGCGTCGGGCGTCCTGCACGGGCGGGTCCCGGTCGCGGCCGTGCCGGGCGTCGCGGGCGTCCTGCCGCTGCGTCCCGGCCGCTGGGACGTGCTGTTCCGGCCCCCGGGCGAGCGGGCGCTGACCGTCCGGCTGTCGCCGGAGGCGCAGCGCGACCTGCCCGGACCGCTGGAGGTGGCGCGGCGCGGCTACGCCCTGGAGGCGCGCGACGGGCGGCTCGCCGTGGCGGTGACGGGCGACGTGCCGCCGGAGGAGAAGAGCGCCGGCACCAGGTACCGGGAGGAGGCGCGCCGCCGCGTCGACCGCGACGGGCTGCGCGACGCGGTCCTGTTCTCCTGCTTCAGCGGACGGCAGTACTCCGACAGCCCGAAGGCCGTCCACGAGGAGCTGGTGCGCCGCGGTTCGGACCTCGATCAGCTCTGGGTCGTCAACGACGCGCAGGTGGAACTGCCGGGCACGCTGCGGCCCGTCCGGCTGCACGGCAGGGAGTGGCACGAGGCGCTCGCCACGTCCCGCTACATCGTGACGAACCACCGGCTGGGCGACGCGTTCCGGCGGCACCCGGACCAGATCGTCCTGCAGACCTGGCACGGCACGCCGCTGAAGAAGATCGGCGGTGACATCAGGGAGGTGCACTTCGCGTACGCGCCCGGTATGAAGAAGGCGCTCCAGTCGCGCTCGAAGGACGCCGGGCCCGCCCTGCCCGAGTGGAGCCACCTGCTGTCCCCCAACCCGTTCAGCACGGAGATCTTCCGCCGCGCGTTCGCGTTCAAGGGCGACATGCTGGAGGTCGGCTACCCCCGCAACGACCTGCTGTACAGCCCGGAGGCCGGCACGGTCGCCGCGCGGGTGCGGGCCCGGCTCGGCATCCCCGAGGGCAAGCGGGTCGTGCTGTACGCGCCGACGTGGCGCGACGACCAGTACTACAGCCGGGGCCGCTACAAGTTCGACATGCGGATCGACCTGGAGCGGGCCCGCGCGGCGCTCGGCGACGACCACGTCCTGCTGGTCCGGCTGCACACCAACGTCGTGGACGGCGTCCGCGAGGACGGGCACGGCTTCGTCCGCGACGTGTCGGCCTATCCCGACATCACCGAGCTGTACCTGATCTCCGACGTGCTGATCAGCGACTACTCGTCGGTGATGTTCGACTACGCCAACACCGGCCGGCCCATGCTGTTCTTCACCTACGACCTGGCCGACTACCGGGACAGGCTGCGCGGCTTCTACTTCGACTTCGAGGCCGAGGCCCCGGGGCCGCTCGTGGAGACCTCCGACGACCTCATCGAGGCGGTCCGCGACGCGGAGTCCGCCATGGACGGCTACCGCGACCGCTACAAGGACTTCGTGGCACGTTTCTGCCCTCTCGACGACGGGCATGCCGCCTCCCGTGCCGTCGACCGGGTCTTCGGCTCGGACGGCGGAGGCCGGTAA
- a CDS encoding glycosyltransferase family 4 protein encodes MKITFLLLEACAIDGTVRSTFTLADELSRRHDVEIVSVRRTADRPVFPLTDRVRLRFLVDVRPGAKVSWPNTERAARLMGEPTRIVHPEERSFSKYSAWTDERLTRFLGRPRTDVLVTTRAGLNLMAARLAPAKVVVVGQEHLQLGINDAGILAEIEELYPRLDALTCLTAADTADYERLLPAGSCPVHTIGNGLPPGVRPRSRQENRVVVAAGRIVWIKGFDLLVDAFAKVVEKHPQWRLRIYGAGPRREETRRRATRLGLYNHVRMLEPAHDMEGELAKASVLALPSRAEPFGMTIIEAFACGLPVVAFDCPHGPREIITDGADGLLVPPEDSGALAETLIRLIDDVELRRAMSANALDSAERFAVPAVAARWERLLGGLVAAPRRGTGRS; translated from the coding sequence ATGAAGATCACGTTCCTGCTGCTGGAGGCCTGCGCAATCGACGGCACCGTGCGCAGCACCTTCACGCTCGCGGACGAGCTGTCCCGCCGCCACGACGTCGAGATCGTCAGCGTGCGGCGCACGGCCGACCGGCCGGTGTTCCCGCTCACGGACCGCGTCCGGCTGCGCTTCCTGGTCGACGTCCGGCCGGGCGCGAAGGTCTCGTGGCCGAACACCGAGCGCGCCGCCCGGCTCATGGGCGAGCCGACGCGGATCGTCCATCCCGAGGAGCGCAGCTTCTCCAAGTACTCCGCCTGGACGGACGAGAGGCTCACCCGCTTCCTCGGCAGGCCGCGCACGGACGTGCTGGTCACCACCCGAGCCGGGCTCAACCTGATGGCGGCGCGGCTCGCGCCGGCCAAGGTCGTCGTGGTCGGGCAGGAGCACCTCCAGCTCGGCATCAACGACGCCGGGATCCTCGCCGAGATCGAGGAGCTGTACCCGCGGCTGGACGCCCTCACCTGCCTGACGGCCGCCGACACCGCGGACTACGAGCGCCTGCTGCCCGCCGGCTCGTGTCCCGTCCACACGATCGGCAACGGGCTGCCCCCCGGGGTGCGTCCGCGGTCGCGGCAGGAGAACAGGGTCGTCGTGGCGGCGGGCCGGATCGTCTGGATCAAGGGGTTCGACCTGCTCGTCGACGCGTTCGCGAAGGTCGTGGAGAAGCATCCGCAGTGGCGGCTGCGGATCTACGGCGCGGGGCCGCGCCGCGAGGAGACGCGCCGCCGGGCCACCCGCCTCGGCCTCTACAACCACGTCCGGATGCTGGAGCCGGCCCACGACATGGAGGGCGAGCTGGCCAAGGCGTCCGTCCTCGCCCTGCCCTCGCGCGCCGAGCCGTTCGGCATGACGATCATCGAGGCGTTCGCGTGCGGGCTGCCGGTGGTCGCCTTCGACTGCCCGCACGGGCCCCGCGAGATCATCACCGACGGGGCGGACGGGCTGCTCGTCCCGCCCGAGGACTCCGGCGCGCTCGCCGAGACGCTGATCCGGCTGATCGACGACGTGGAGCTGAGGCGCGCGATGTCGGCGAACGCCCTCGACTCGGCCGAGCGGTTCGCCGTGCCGGCGGTCGCCGCGCGGTGGGAGCGGCTGCTCGGCGGGCTGGTCGCCGCGCCCCGCCGCGGCACCGGCCGGAGCTAG
- a CDS encoding CDP-alcohol phosphatidyltransferase family protein: MANFTLDDVRQRTYKARDAWWTVLLVDPLAARLVKFTANRTRVTPNQLTVGALVLGLAAGACFAVASWPWLLAGALLYHLSFTLDCMDGKIARLKGTGSVFGAWLDYIFDRVRVLACAIALMAGQYAATGNVAYVWTALGVVFLDMLRYMDALEIYKVRSQMRTTLNAAREEARTLELAARRANGDLGDADEDLRSAEALTEDPEADAENRVVGDDPNAAALQAGFNQRFPWYARIRNVLMAGRIRPHLISGIEFQMGVFIVAPIAAAIVPGAIIPVVILSGIGLLAFELIIIYKFWLSSRDYSRSLTKLNAKIETHRAELPAEPVQAGAVVGSSG, encoded by the coding sequence ATGGCGAACTTCACGCTCGATGACGTTCGGCAACGGACGTACAAGGCGCGTGACGCCTGGTGGACCGTGCTCCTGGTCGACCCGCTCGCCGCAAGGCTGGTCAAGTTCACGGCCAACCGGACGCGCGTGACGCCGAACCAGCTCACCGTCGGCGCGCTCGTCCTCGGCCTCGCCGCCGGCGCCTGCTTCGCCGTCGCGTCCTGGCCGTGGCTGCTCGCCGGCGCGCTGCTGTACCACCTGTCGTTCACGCTCGACTGCATGGACGGCAAGATCGCCCGGTTGAAGGGCACCGGCTCGGTGTTCGGCGCCTGGCTCGACTACATCTTCGACCGCGTCCGCGTCCTGGCCTGCGCGATCGCCCTGATGGCCGGACAGTACGCCGCCACCGGCAACGTCGCCTACGTCTGGACGGCGCTCGGCGTCGTCTTCCTCGACATGCTGCGCTACATGGACGCGCTGGAGATCTACAAGGTCCGCTCGCAGATGCGGACGACCCTCAACGCGGCCCGCGAGGAGGCCCGGACGCTGGAACTCGCGGCCCGCCGCGCCAACGGCGATCTGGGGGACGCCGACGAGGACCTGCGCTCCGCCGAGGCGCTCACCGAGGACCCCGAGGCCGACGCGGAGAACCGGGTCGTCGGCGACGACCCCAACGCGGCGGCCCTGCAGGCGGGCTTCAACCAGCGCTTCCCCTGGTACGCCCGCATCCGCAACGTCCTCATGGCGGGCCGTATCCGCCCCCACCTGATCAGCGGCATCGAGTTCCAGATGGGCGTCTTCATCGTCGCCCCGATCGCCGCAGCGATCGTGCCGGGCGCCATCATCCCCGTCGTGATCCTCAGCGGCATCGGCCTGCTGGCCTTCGAGCTGATCATCATCTACAAGTTCTGGCTCTCCAGCCGCGACTACAGCCGCAGCCTCACCAAGCTCAACGCCAAGATCGAGACCCACCGCGCCGAGCTTCCCGCCGAGCCCGTCCAGGCCGGCGCCGTCGTCGGCAGCTCCGGCTGA
- a CDS encoding glycosyltransferase family 1 protein, protein MVQALVRAGCEVTLVLKAPVRTGRLVDPLRALPGVTVRSPHAEGLFEGSAGMVARQAAAVLARVDEEDPYDLVVVRGRILAGKLAAGPMAGRLWTYLTDVPQSAAEFTASAKADLRRIADASRVLLCQTEELRGFLEGAVPATAGKSVLFPPVVVLPDGLETRRPGPSDGPLRLVYTGKFAPRWNTYEMTSLPRLLAMRGVDAELHMVGDKIHDDPSDPGFAARMRTALETGEGVVWHGGHPRAEAMRLTAAGDVGLSWRDASLDASLELSTKVLECGTLGVPVVLNRTPMHERLLGTDYPLFAATEDDVLDALTLIGKNPEVFTLAADRCRAAAAGFTLDAAAARLREHLAQAFPEPSEKVLAVKGRRLRVGVAGHDLKFFSRLLDYLRSRPDLEVRVDHWAALKAHDEERSQALVDWADVIVCEWCGPNALWYAQRKRPDQRLVVRLHRFELYAAWPRQLDIGAVDQVICVSPHYNALTREITGWPAEKVVTVPNWVDDAQLDRAKLPGAEHHLGMIGIAPSRKRLDLALDVVEELRRDDPRFTLFVKSKLPWEYWWIWQKDEERAHYEEVFRRIRRSRVLSGGVVFDSYGRDVSSWLRRIGWVLSTSDDESFHLAPAEGMASGAVPALLPWPGADTIYERRWIHDDTSAMAASIATTVSLNRWQDDAEQARAQVRAAYGLDEVCRQWTDVLTG, encoded by the coding sequence ATGGTGCAGGCCCTGGTACGCGCCGGCTGCGAGGTGACGCTGGTCCTCAAGGCCCCCGTCCGGACCGGCCGGCTCGTCGACCCGCTGCGCGCCCTGCCCGGCGTCACCGTCCGCAGCCCGCACGCCGAGGGCCTGTTCGAGGGCTCCGCCGGCATGGTCGCGCGGCAGGCCGCGGCCGTGCTCGCCCGCGTCGACGAGGAGGACCCGTACGACCTCGTCGTCGTGCGCGGCCGCATCCTCGCGGGCAAGCTCGCCGCGGGCCCGATGGCCGGGCGGCTGTGGACGTACCTCACCGACGTCCCGCAGTCGGCCGCGGAGTTCACCGCCTCGGCCAAGGCCGACCTGCGCCGGATCGCGGACGCCTCCCGCGTGCTGCTCTGCCAGACCGAGGAGCTGCGCGGGTTCCTGGAGGGCGCCGTCCCGGCGACCGCCGGCAAGAGCGTGCTGTTCCCGCCGGTGGTCGTGCTCCCGGACGGCCTGGAGACGCGCCGCCCCGGCCCCTCCGACGGCCCGCTCCGCCTCGTCTACACCGGCAAGTTCGCGCCGCGCTGGAACACCTACGAGATGACGTCCCTTCCGCGCCTGCTGGCCATGCGCGGCGTGGACGCCGAGCTGCACATGGTCGGCGACAAGATCCACGACGACCCGTCCGATCCCGGCTTCGCGGCCCGGATGAGGACCGCGCTGGAGACGGGCGAGGGAGTCGTCTGGCACGGCGGCCACCCGCGGGCCGAGGCGATGCGCCTGACCGCCGCCGGCGACGTGGGCCTGTCCTGGCGCGACGCCTCCCTGGACGCCAGCCTCGAACTGTCCACGAAGGTGCTGGAGTGCGGGACGCTCGGCGTCCCGGTCGTCCTCAACCGCACCCCGATGCACGAACGGCTCCTCGGGACCGACTACCCGCTGTTCGCCGCCACCGAGGACGACGTGCTCGACGCACTGACGCTCATCGGCAAGAACCCGGAGGTCTTCACGCTCGCCGCGGACCGCTGCCGCGCGGCCGCCGCCGGATTCACCCTCGACGCGGCCGCCGCCCGCCTCCGCGAGCATCTGGCGCAGGCGTTCCCGGAACCGTCCGAGAAGGTCCTCGCCGTGAAGGGGCGGCGGCTGCGCGTGGGCGTGGCGGGCCACGACCTGAAGTTCTTCTCCCGCCTGCTGGACTACCTGCGCTCCCGTCCCGACCTGGAGGTCCGGGTCGACCACTGGGCCGCGCTGAAGGCCCACGACGAGGAGCGCAGCCAGGCCCTGGTCGACTGGGCTGACGTCATCGTCTGCGAGTGGTGCGGACCGAACGCCCTCTGGTACGCCCAGCGCAAGCGCCCGGACCAGCGCCTCGTCGTGCGCCTGCACCGCTTCGAGCTGTACGCGGCCTGGCCGAGGCAGCTCGACATCGGCGCCGTCGACCAGGTCATCTGCGTCAGCCCCCACTACAACGCGCTGACCCGCGAGATCACCGGCTGGCCCGCCGAGAAGGTCGTCACGGTCCCGAACTGGGTGGACGACGCGCAGCTCGACCGCGCCAAGCTCCCCGGCGCCGAGCACCACCTCGGGATGATCGGCATCGCCCCGTCCCGCAAGCGCCTGGACCTGGCCCTGGACGTGGTCGAGGAGCTCCGCCGCGACGACCCCCGCTTCACCCTCTTCGTCAAGTCCAAGCTCCCCTGGGAGTACTGGTGGATCTGGCAGAAGGACGAGGAGCGGGCCCACTACGAGGAGGTCTTCCGCCGCATCCGGCGCTCCCGCGTTCTCTCCGGCGGCGTCGTGTTCGACTCCTACGGCCGCGACGTGTCCTCCTGGCTGCGCCGCATCGGCTGGGTCCTGTCCACCAGCGACGACGAGAGCTTCCACCTCGCCCCCGCCGAGGGCATGGCCTCGGGCGCCGTCCCGGCCCTGCTGCCCTGGCCCGGCGCCGACACCATCTACGAGCGCCGCTGGATCCACGACGACACCTCGGCCATGGCCGCGTCGATCGCCACCACGGTCTCCCTGAACCGCTGGCAGGACGACGCCGAGCAGGCCCGCGCCCAGGTGAGGGCCGCCTACGGCCTGGACGAGGTCTGCCGCCAGTGGACGGACGTCCTCACCGGCTAG